The genomic window AATCGCGAACACTCGCGTCGGCTTGCCTCGAGCTCGCAACTCCCACAACGGCGGCAGCGTACCGATCGCCAGCAGGGCGATGATGCCCCACGGTTTTGCGCACAGGAGCGTGGCGAGCGTGATAGATTCGGAGACCAAGGTCCAGGCGAACGAAAATCGGCGGATCTTGGTTTTCAGCGTCGCCACCGTGGTGAGCAGGTACACCAGCGCCACCAGCGGTAACAGCGGCGCGTTCAACTCGTCGATTGCCAACACGCTGGGGAATAGCCAGGCTGGCCGGGCCGACAATTGAGCGACGCCGGCGAGGGATTCGCTGTACGAGAAATCGAGCCAGGCGCCCGCGGCCAGCGCCAGAGTGAGGCCGCCGAACAACATAGCCCGCCAGCGCGCGGCTTCCGGCTCGCGCGAGCGCAAGCTGATCACGATCGCCCCGATCAAGGGGACCAGAATCGCCGGCAGCAGCCAGGGGAAATGCAAAGGATTCATCGCGTTATTCCAGCGTCGTCGAGGGACGGAGTTGATCGGATTCGCGCGACGGTTGGCCGGCCAGGAGATCGGTCCAGCGCCGCTCCCAGCCGTCGCAAGCGCGAAACACGTTCAGAAAAGGGCGCGCTACGTAGTCGCTCAGGAACGCGTCGAGATAGCCGCGCTCGAAGGCGAAGCGATACCACCACGCCCGGGCGTGCATCGGCAAAGCGCGTTCCCAAAGGGTCGCGCGGCGCGGCAAGGCATTTCCCATCGCATCTTCCATGACTCGGTAGTCTTGCAGCACCGAGGAAGCCCGCAGAAATTGCAGGGTTCGCAGGCAGGCATGACCGAGAATGTGGACGAGCGCGATGTAGCGAAGTCCGAAGCCAATTTCCGCGACGATGATGCCGACCTGCGTTAGTGATGCGAAGGAAAGCGCGCTCTTGATATCACTTTGCACGCGGCTGGCCAGCGCAGCCAAGAGCGCTGTCGCCAAGCCGAGGACGACCACTACCGCGCAAACGATCGGCGAGGCTTCGAGCACTGGGCTGAACCGGAGCAGCAAAAATGCGCCGAGATGTACCGACAGCGCACCATAAAAAATAGCGCTGGAGGGCGTGGGCCCTTCCATGGCGCGCGGGAGCCAGCCCGAAAAAGGAATCAGCGCCGATTTGCCGGCCGCCGCGGCGACGATTAGTAATCCCACGAGCAATGCTTGAGAACTGGTGAGCGCCGTCTGCCCAAACGGCCAGGGTTCGGCGCCGAGCAGCATGTCAAAGTCGCCATGCCCGTGTAAGTGATGCAACACGACGGACGCCAACAACAATGCGGCGTCGGAGATGCGGTAGACCGTCCAGACGCGCAGTCCGTTGTACACCGGCATCGGGCGTTCCTGAAAGAACGCCACCAACAGCGCGGAGGAAAGGCCGACCAACTCCCAGCCGATGAACAGCGTTTCGATCGTGTCCGACAGCGAGGCGACGACCATGCCGAGAATAAACAGCGCGTACAGCACAAAGAAGCGATGAAAGCCGGGCTCGCGGTGCAGATAACTGTTCGCGAATGCGCCGATCGTTCCGCACAGCAGGAACGAAAGGATCGCAAACGGCACTGACAGTCGGTCGAAGACCAATTTGAGGACGAAATGATAATCGTCCATGGCGACCCAGGCGCCTAGTTCGATAGTGACGTGCCGCGTGCCCGTGACCAGCATCAGGCCCAACATCGTCAGCGAGGCCAACAAGCCGGCGACGACGCACAACTGCACGAGCCGCCCCGTGGCGGATTCGCTCAAGTGGCGCCGCGTCAGGGCCGCCAGGCCGAGCACCAGCGTGAGCAATAATGGCGCTCCGGCGGTGATCGCGCCGAGCGTATGCATGATGAGTTCTGTTCGCGGCATCGTCGCGCCTAGTTGAGGTGGGGTTCGTGGACGCCGTTCGACGACGCGGAATGCGATTCCTGCCGTTCGGAGAATGCCGCGTATTGCGGCGGCCGCGCGTCGTTGGCGGGCTTCGCGATTTGAGCATAGCCCAGATGCTCGCGCCAGCCGCGATACCAATCGGTGCTGGACGGCACGCGGGGCAATTCCGTCTTCTCCGGCTGATATGGCTCGAAACGCCCGTTCTGAAACAACAACACCTGTTCGGAGTCGGGCGCCAAAAGCGCCAATTGCACCCAGCCGTTGCGGATCGTCCGGCCGATGCCTTCGTGGCGTTCCATGATCCCGAGCATCGTCTCGGGCGTGGTTTCGATGATGAACAGCAGCCGCACGGGGTCGTGGATTTCGACCATCTGCCAGGGCAGCCCGGTGCGCAGGTCGCTGGCGGCGCCGTCCATGATTCCCAACAGCGACGTGACATTGTGCGGCAACTTGGTGCCGCATCCCCAGCCGGTGGGATCGACGAAGGAGAAGTAATACTCGAGGTTGATGCCGCCGCAAACGGGCACCGCGGCTTGCATTAAGCGTGTGAGGACCGTGCCCTCCGCGTCGTCCTGAGTGGGGTCGTAGGACGTCAAAAACGCCCGCCGATCCATGTAGAGTCCCAGTGTGCGCGAACGGCGTCCGACGATGCAGAGCGCGTTCGTGGCATGGCCGCATTCTGGTCGGGTTTGCGCCAGATCCTCGGAGCGGGCCTCCACGTGGCGATGGGCAGAGGGGAAATCCATCGTCATCGGCGCCGATTGGAACCGCCGACAACGTTCATGCGCATTGCGTTCACAGGCGGCGTCGATAATCGTCCGCGCGGCGAGGTAATCCTTCTGTCGCGCTTTCGCGAGACGATCGAGATCGTAATACGTGATCGTGTCGTTGCAAGTGTTGTGCAGCCCGCCGACAAAAGCCGTGGTTTCGGCGATTTCGATGCCCCGTTCCGCCAACCTGCGGCGAATGCGCGGATCGTTGAGGATTTCCGCCATGGCCCGGGCGTTCGGCCCGCCGGCGTTGCCGCCGCAGGCGCCGCAATCGTAGGCCGAACGATGCGGGTTGTTCACGCTGGATGAACCGTGCCCGAACAGGAACACGATCGGCGCGAAGTCGGACGTGAGACCGATGTCGCGCAACAGACGTTCGGCGCTGTTGGTCATCTCGTCGACGCTAAAGCCGATTTCACCTTCGTTTGCGCCGGGCGCCAAGCTGGTGCGTTCCACGACAAGTTGCGTATGGTCGGGCGGTCGCACGAAGCTGCCGGCGAGCTTGCGCGTGCGCGCTGCCAGTCGTGGAAACAGCACTCGGGCCACCAGCGGGATTGAAGCGACGACCCCCGCTACGGCCAGCAGCGCTCCGCCGACAAACGTCCGGCTGCCGACGTGGACATGGTGCGAGGCCGCGCCGAGGGCCCGGCGCGTCATGGCGCGGCGACGATGCCGATCTTCTTCGGAGAAAGCCACGTCTTCGATGACCCAGTGCTGCGGTCGAATAATCACCGGGCAGTGCGGTACGAAATGCGCAGCTGCCGCGCCGCGGTAGTACATGGGCACGTTGAAGAAACCGGCCGCTCCGAAGGTCTCCGCGCTGGGCAACAATTCTTCGATGTGCCGGCGGAACGATTCCTCGCGTTCGTCCAAGCAGCAGACGACTTGAAATGTCGCGTTGCGGACGCGCTCGGCGCTCTGTCGGGCGTGCAAGGAGATGGCGTCTAACGTCTGCGTGCGATAGCGCCGCTCGAAGGCCTGATGGAACAAGCGGCGACGATCGAGCGAGGTGAATGACTCGATCTCGCCAATCAGGGCCGTCCAGTCCGATTTGCCTAACTCGTTCAATTCCGCCGGCAGCCAGCCGCGCAGTTGCGCTAACTGAAAGACGAGAAAGGCCCGTTGTTCCACCGACGGGGCATGATGCTTTGCGACTTTGGCGCGGAGAAACTCGCGCAGTCCGCGCAACGAACCGGCATATCCCAGCGTTTCGTGCGCCACGTGGGCGACAGACAGTCGCACCAGCAACAGCCGGATCGCCAGATACTCGATCAACGAGCCTTCCGGAATCGGATGCGCGACGCGGTCGGCGCGGATTTCGACTTCGTGAATCATGCCGGCCCAGCCGCGCAGCGCCAGGAACTCGGCGGAAACGAACGCGTCCCAATCCGCTTCGGCGATGCCGAGTAAATCCAACGACTCGGCGATGGCGCTCAAAGGGTCGACGGCGTCGCGTTCCCAGCGAGCAATCTCGCGCGGCAGCTCGCGCATCCAGAGGTCGGGCGGCCCGCCCGGCGGGCGATACAAGGCGAGAAACGACGCCCAAAGTCCTTGGGATCGCTCCGGCAGTTGCCATTGCGACAGGCCTTGATCGAGAAACGCCGCGCAGAAGCGAATCAACACGTCATGCACGAGTCGATCGGCGTCCACGCCGCTGGCTTCCAGCAACAGGTCGCGATGTCGTACTGGCGAAGCCGGCGTGGCATGCGCGGTCTTCACGCCATGGACGCCGTCGCGGCAGACGCGCCACAGCGCTTGCAGCGCGAACGATTCCCACGTGGCGTCGCTCCAGCGTTCCACGTCCGCGGCGCCAAAGTGTTCGAACAGCCCGCTTAACGCCTGGCGGATGTGGTGTTCGCGGGGCGATTCTTGTTTCGCGGCATGGTTGGCCGAACCGTTGCGGAAGTCGCGCAGAATCCAACGGCGCGTTTCTTGGACGTACCGCTCGCGCGTTCCGGGCGGGAGGTCGGTGCGAAAGCGTTCGAGCGCCTCGGTTTCCGCGATGAACCAGCGCAGTTCCGCCGGTGGCGCGGTCGGCAATGCGTGAGTCATCATGGCGCGGTAGAGTTCCCAACGCGTGCAGCAGCGCGAAACGGTCTCTTCCGCGCGCGGCCCCAACTCCGCCTTCAACACCGCATCGATGTCGGCCAACTCGAAGCGGCCTTGGGCGAGCTTGGTTCGATACGTCTCTTCCGGCAGGTAAGGTTGGCAGCCAAAGACCTGCGAACCGTGCTTCACCGCGTCGTCGAACGGCAGGTCTTCGAAGGCGTGCAGCGTGTTGTGGTGAATGAAGACCGTGATCGGTCCCTGCGCCGGCAACAGATGCGAGGCGTGTTCAATTGCGTGTCGCAGCAACTCGTGGGACACGGCGGATTCCGTCGTGTCGGGCTGCGCCGCCCAGGCGGTGCTCTCGCGCGCACTCATGTTCGGCCTCGCATTCTCTGTGACGTCTCGGTTCCAGAAATACGCCCGCCCGCGCCGCGGGGTGGGCCGCGACGGCGCGGGTCGGGTTCGGCAGCGGTCAGGCGACCGGCGCCGGAGGAGTCGCACTCACGACACGGCGCGAACTTTTGCGCGCCGCATGAGGATGCTTGGAAAGCGGGCGATGATTCTCCAAACCTTCGATGCGCAACGTCAGTCCTTGCTGTTCGAAATCGCGCTCGAGTTCGTGCAATTTTTCCATCACGGTATGATCGACGAGCCGGCACTCAGTCATGTCGACCACCACGTTCTTGTGATGCACGAGGCCGGCGCTAATGACTTGCCGGCGGAAGGGAATCCAGTTGCTGAACACGGCCGAGTAGGAAGCAATGATGCGATAGGTCTCGGGATCATCTTCCACGACTTCCAAATACGGCTTGAACACGCTGCGAACCGGCAGGCCGTTGAGCAGGTGGATCGCCAGCTTCACTGCGATGCCGATCGCGACGCCAGCCAAGAGGTCGATGCCGAGCACGCCGATGATCGTCGACAGGTAGACCACCAACTGCTCGGGGCCGACCTTGAACACGTGGACGAATTCTCGCGGATGGGCCAGGCGGAAGCCCGTGTAAATTAACATCGCCGCCAGCGCCGCCAGCGGAATGCGATGAATCACCATCGGCAAGAACGTCACACAGAGTAAAAGCAACAGCCCATGAAAGAGGTTCGCGTACC from Planctomycetia bacterium includes these protein-coding regions:
- a CDS encoding proton-conducting transporter membrane subunit — protein: MPRTELIMHTLGAITAGAPLLLTLVLGLAALTRRHLSESATGRLVQLCVVAGLLASLTMLGLMLVTGTRHVTIELGAWVAMDDYHFVLKLVFDRLSVPFAILSFLLCGTIGAFANSYLHREPGFHRFFVLYALFILGMVVASLSDTIETLFIGWELVGLSSALLVAFFQERPMPVYNGLRVWTVYRISDAALLLASVVLHHLHGHGDFDMLLGAEPWPFGQTALTSSQALLVGLLIVAAAAGKSALIPFSGWLPRAMEGPTPSSAIFYGALSVHLGAFLLLRFSPVLEASPIVCAVVVVLGLATALLAALASRVQSDIKSALSFASLTQVGIIVAEIGFGLRYIALVHILGHACLRTLQFLRASSVLQDYRVMEDAMGNALPRRATLWERALPMHARAWWYRFAFERGYLDAFLSDYVARPFLNVFRACDGWERRWTDLLAGQPSRESDQLRPSTTLE
- a CDS encoding DUF2309 domain-containing protein; translated protein: MSARESTAWAAQPDTTESAVSHELLRHAIEHASHLLPAQGPITVFIHHNTLHAFEDLPFDDAVKHGSQVFGCQPYLPEETYRTKLAQGRFELADIDAVLKAELGPRAEETVSRCCTRWELYRAMMTHALPTAPPAELRWFIAETEALERFRTDLPPGTRERYVQETRRWILRDFRNGSANHAAKQESPREHHIRQALSGLFEHFGAADVERWSDATWESFALQALWRVCRDGVHGVKTAHATPASPVRHRDLLLEASGVDADRLVHDVLIRFCAAFLDQGLSQWQLPERSQGLWASFLALYRPPGGPPDLWMRELPREIARWERDAVDPLSAIAESLDLLGIAEADWDAFVSAEFLALRGWAGMIHEVEIRADRVAHPIPEGSLIEYLAIRLLLVRLSVAHVAHETLGYAGSLRGLREFLRAKVAKHHAPSVEQRAFLVFQLAQLRGWLPAELNELGKSDWTALIGEIESFTSLDRRRLFHQAFERRYRTQTLDAISLHARQSAERVRNATFQVVCCLDEREESFRRHIEELLPSAETFGAAGFFNVPMYYRGAAAAHFVPHCPVIIRPQHWVIEDVAFSEEDRHRRRAMTRRALGAASHHVHVGSRTFVGGALLAVAGVVASIPLVARVLFPRLAARTRKLAGSFVRPPDHTQLVVERTSLAPGANEGEIGFSVDEMTNSAERLLRDIGLTSDFAPIVFLFGHGSSSVNNPHRSAYDCGACGGNAGGPNARAMAEILNDPRIRRRLAERGIEIAETTAFVGGLHNTCNDTITYYDLDRLAKARQKDYLAARTIIDAACERNAHERCRRFQSAPMTMDFPSAHRHVEARSEDLAQTRPECGHATNALCIVGRRSRTLGLYMDRRAFLTSYDPTQDDAEGTVLTRLMQAAVPVCGGINLEYYFSFVDPTGWGCGTKLPHNVTSLLGIMDGAASDLRTGLPWQMVEIHDPVRLLFIIETTPETMLGIMERHEGIGRTIRNGWVQLALLAPDSEQVLLFQNGRFEPYQPEKTELPRVPSSTDWYRGWREHLGYAQIAKPANDARPPQYAAFSERQESHSASSNGVHEPHLN